Proteins from one Mucilaginibacter jinjuensis genomic window:
- the cobA gene encoding uroporphyrinogen-III C-methyltransferase — MIQTQTKTAVKEPRITLVGAGPGDVELITLKGVKALQTADVVLYDALVNNELLDFAPAHAHKVYVGKRSGDHSYSQDAVNKLMIDYAINYGHVVRLKGGDPFVFGRGYEELDFAASYSIPAQVIPGISSSISVPGLQNIPVTHRGLSESFWVVTGTTANGQISSDLYEAARTKATVVVLMGVHKLAEIVEIYKKEGKNRLPVAVIQSGSTTEEKVAIGVVDTIVEVVAENKIKAPALIVLGDVVSLHPKFSPIREFYDIVAQE, encoded by the coding sequence ATGATACAAACCCAAACTAAAACAGCCGTTAAAGAACCACGCATTACACTGGTAGGCGCTGGTCCGGGCGATGTCGAGCTGATAACGCTTAAAGGCGTTAAAGCCCTACAAACTGCCGATGTGGTATTGTATGATGCCCTGGTGAATAACGAATTGCTGGACTTTGCCCCAGCCCATGCACACAAAGTATATGTAGGTAAACGTTCGGGCGATCATTCATACTCGCAGGATGCGGTTAACAAACTGATGATTGATTATGCTATCAATTATGGCCATGTAGTCCGCTTAAAAGGCGGCGACCCGTTTGTATTTGGCCGTGGTTATGAGGAATTGGATTTTGCGGCTTCTTACAGTATCCCGGCACAAGTTATTCCGGGGATTTCAAGTTCTATCTCCGTACCGGGCTTGCAGAACATCCCGGTTACGCATCGCGGTTTAAGTGAAAGCTTTTGGGTGGTAACCGGTACTACGGCAAACGGCCAGATTTCAAGTGATCTTTATGAAGCAGCCCGTACCAAAGCAACTGTTGTTGTTTTAATGGGCGTACATAAATTGGCCGAAATTGTTGAAATTTATAAAAAAGAAGGCAAAAACAGACTACCGGTTGCGGTAATACAAAGCGGATCGACCACCGAAGAAAAAGTGGCCATTGGCGTTGTTGATACCATTGTTGAAGTAGTTGCAGAAAATAAAATTAAGGCACCGGCACTGATTGTGTTGGGCGATGTGGTATCACTGCACCCTAAGTTTTCACCTATCAGGGAATTTTATGACATTGTTGCCCAGGAATAA
- a CDS encoding phosphoadenylyl-sulfate reductase: MSKVPEHIKQHTEGLGPVEALANLAALFPGEIIFSTSFGWEDQAITHMIFKNNLPIKVFTLETGRLFPETYYVWNRTLEMYGKPIHAYYPQHEALQRMVDAKGPNSFYESVENRKECCNIRKIEPLKRALAGNKLWITGIRADQSANRQFMEPIEWDDSNQIVKFHPIYNWSLDDVKEYINVNNIPYNVLHDRGFPSIGCAPCTRAVQPGEDFRAGRWWWEDQSKKECGLHVGHDNNLITNE; this comes from the coding sequence ATGAGTAAAGTTCCCGAACATATTAAACAACACACTGAAGGCCTCGGCCCGGTAGAAGCTTTGGCTAACCTGGCTGCGCTTTTCCCTGGTGAGATTATCTTTTCTACCAGTTTCGGCTGGGAAGATCAGGCGATAACGCACATGATCTTCAAAAATAACCTACCTATTAAGGTATTTACTTTAGAAACCGGTCGATTGTTCCCCGAAACTTATTACGTGTGGAACCGTACACTGGAAATGTATGGCAAACCAATCCATGCCTATTATCCGCAGCACGAAGCTTTGCAGCGAATGGTGGATGCTAAGGGTCCCAACTCGTTTTATGAATCGGTTGAGAACCGGAAAGAGTGTTGTAATATTCGCAAAATCGAACCATTAAAACGCGCCTTGGCTGGCAATAAGTTGTGGATTACAGGCATCCGAGCCGATCAATCTGCCAACCGCCAGTTTATGGAGCCGATTGAGTGGGATGATTCAAATCAAATTGTTAAATTTCATCCGATATATAACTGGTCGCTTGACGATGTTAAGGAATATATAAACGTAAATAATATACCATACAATGTACTGCACGATCGTGGTTTCCCCAGCATAGGCTGCGCACCATGTACCCGTGCCGTACAACCCGGCGAAGACTTTAGGGCTGGCCGCTGGTGGTGGGAAGATCAATCGAAGAAAGAATGTGGGCTGCATGTTGGCCATGATAATAATTTAATAACAAATGAGTAA
- the cysD gene encoding sulfate adenylyltransferase subunit CysD: MSKYNLDYLDELEAEAIYILREVAGQFEKPALLFSGGKDSITLVHLAQKAFRPGKFPFPLVHIDTGHNFQETIDYRDDMIKRIGEKLIVGYVQDDIDNGNVVEQKGKNASRNALQTVTLLNTIAKHQFDACIGGARRDEEKARAKERIFSVRDEFGQWDPKRQRPELWNIFNGKINKGENVRVFPISNWTELDVWNYIRRENIPLPTIYFAHQRDCITRNGQLMAASEFLNMDSEDVVENRNVRFRTVGDMTCTAAVESYAFEIDDIINEISASKISERGARMDDKVSEAAMEDRKKGGYF; the protein is encoded by the coding sequence ATGAGTAAGTACAACCTGGATTACCTGGACGAGCTTGAGGCAGAGGCGATCTATATTTTACGCGAGGTTGCAGGCCAGTTTGAGAAACCTGCGCTTTTATTTTCAGGAGGTAAAGATTCTATAACACTGGTGCACCTGGCCCAAAAAGCATTTCGCCCCGGTAAGTTCCCATTTCCGCTGGTGCATATCGATACCGGCCATAACTTTCAGGAAACAATTGACTACCGCGATGATATGATTAAACGTATTGGCGAAAAGCTGATTGTTGGTTATGTGCAGGATGATATTGATAACGGCAACGTGGTGGAGCAAAAAGGTAAAAACGCGAGCCGTAATGCTTTGCAAACCGTTACCCTGCTAAACACCATTGCCAAGCACCAGTTTGATGCTTGTATTGGTGGCGCACGCCGCGATGAGGAAAAAGCCCGCGCTAAGGAACGCATCTTCTCGGTACGTGACGAATTCGGTCAATGGGATCCAAAACGCCAGCGCCCCGAGCTTTGGAACATCTTTAACGGTAAAATTAACAAAGGCGAAAACGTACGCGTGTTCCCGATCAGTAATTGGACGGAGTTGGATGTATGGAATTATATCCGTCGCGAAAACATCCCTTTGCCTACTATTTACTTTGCACATCAGCGCGATTGCATTACCCGGAACGGTCAGCTAATGGCAGCATCCGAGTTCCTGAACATGGATAGCGAGGATGTAGTTGAAAACCGTAACGTGCGTTTCCGCACCGTGGGCGACATGACCTGTACTGCCGCTGTAGAATCATACGCATTTGAAATTGACGATATTATTAACGAAATAAGTGCCTCTAAAATAAGCGAACGTGGTGCGCGCATGGACGACAAAGTGTCTGAAGCTGCCATGGAAGACCGCAAGAAAGGAGGCTATTTTTAA
- a CDS encoding HEPN domain-containing protein, which translates to MQSFRTELENPIVEKDIIDLERKIRAFREGKIHDEKFRSLRLARGVYGQRQPGVQMVRIKLPFGKVTFKQLLRIADISDQYGSSNLHLTTRQDIQIHYVSLDRTPQLWAELEQDEITLREACGNTVRNVTASATSGIDPLEPFDVSPYAHATFEYFLRNPICQDMGRKFKIAFSSSEADTAFSYIHDLGFIPKLKEDGSRGFKVLLGGGLGAQPALAHAVEEFLPEDELIPYIEAIIRVFDRNGERTNRNKARLKFLIQKIGLEELLNLASIEKTANKVKSLKVNRDTISQPQPPQIAENLLAVEDLKNPLRYEQWLNTNVFAQKQTGFYGVFVKVPVGDIPSNVARQLVDAISPYVADEIRITQNQGLMLKYARKESLPALYEALENIDLAAPGFDSVADVTTCPGTDTCNLGISNSMTLSKVLEDVIYNEYESLIYNREIKIKISGCMNSCGQHGLAHIGFHGSSLKAGKAVLPSVQVLLGGGTVGNGFGRAADKVIKVPAKRATHVLRAVLDDFQKNSIADETFHGYYDRFGKDYFYQLLKPLADLTTLTDDEFVDWGHVETFATAIGVGECAGVVIDLVATLLFETDEKLGWANEAYNEGRWADAIYHSYNVMVSSAKALLLQKNINMSTQTGIIKEFDVNYVDTKEIELQSSFSELILQINQNEPSQEFATRYKAEATSFLDGIKAKREALV; encoded by the coding sequence ATGCAAAGTTTCAGAACAGAACTGGAAAATCCGATAGTTGAAAAAGACATTATAGACCTAGAACGAAAGATCCGTGCGTTTCGCGAAGGCAAAATCCACGACGAAAAATTCAGGAGTTTGCGTTTGGCACGCGGTGTTTACGGCCAGCGCCAGCCGGGTGTGCAAATGGTGCGTATCAAACTGCCTTTCGGTAAGGTAACCTTTAAACAACTATTGCGCATTGCCGACATATCTGACCAGTACGGCAGCAGCAACCTGCACTTAACCACCCGCCAGGATATCCAGATACACTACGTAAGCCTTGACCGCACCCCACAACTTTGGGCAGAACTGGAGCAGGACGAAATCACTTTGCGCGAGGCCTGCGGAAATACCGTGCGTAACGTAACTGCATCGGCAACTTCGGGCATCGACCCATTGGAACCCTTTGATGTATCGCCTTACGCACACGCCACTTTCGAATACTTTTTGCGTAACCCCATCTGTCAGGATATGGGCCGTAAATTCAAAATAGCTTTTTCGTCAAGCGAAGCTGATACTGCTTTCTCTTACATTCACGATCTGGGTTTTATCCCGAAACTGAAAGAAGACGGTAGCCGTGGTTTTAAAGTTTTATTGGGTGGCGGCCTTGGCGCGCAACCTGCTTTAGCCCATGCGGTAGAAGAGTTTTTGCCCGAGGATGAGCTAATCCCGTACATCGAAGCTATCATCCGTGTGTTCGACCGTAATGGCGAACGTACCAACCGTAATAAAGCCCGTTTAAAATTCCTGATCCAAAAGATTGGTTTAGAGGAATTATTGAACCTGGCTTCGATAGAAAAAACGGCTAACAAGGTTAAAAGCCTTAAAGTTAACAGAGATACAATCAGCCAACCCCAGCCACCACAAATAGCTGAAAATTTGCTGGCGGTTGAAGATCTAAAAAATCCGCTCCGTTACGAGCAATGGTTAAACACTAATGTTTTTGCGCAAAAGCAAACAGGTTTTTATGGCGTGTTTGTAAAAGTACCTGTGGGCGATATTCCATCAAACGTAGCACGCCAATTGGTTGATGCCATCAGCCCTTATGTGGCTGATGAGATCCGCATCACTCAAAACCAGGGATTAATGCTGAAATACGCACGCAAAGAATCATTACCTGCACTTTATGAAGCTTTAGAAAATATTGATCTGGCTGCTCCGGGTTTCGATAGCGTAGCCGATGTAACCACTTGCCCTGGTACCGATACCTGTAACCTGGGAATCTCTAACAGTATGACTTTATCTAAAGTGTTAGAGGATGTGATCTATAATGAATACGAAAGTTTGATCTACAACCGCGAGATCAAGATTAAAATCAGCGGCTGCATGAACTCATGTGGTCAGCATGGTTTAGCGCATATTGGGTTTCACGGCAGCTCATTAAAAGCAGGTAAAGCCGTGTTACCATCTGTACAAGTATTGTTAGGTGGCGGTACTGTTGGCAACGGCTTTGGCCGTGCGGCTGATAAGGTAATTAAAGTACCGGCTAAACGCGCTACGCATGTACTGAGAGCGGTATTAGATGATTTTCAAAAGAACTCGATTGCCGATGAAACTTTTCACGGATACTATGACCGTTTCGGTAAAGATTATTTCTACCAGCTATTAAAACCACTGGCTGATTTAACTACCCTAACCGACGATGAGTTTGTAGACTGGGGGCACGTAGAAACCTTTGCAACCGCCATTGGCGTTGGCGAATGTGCTGGTGTGGTAATCGACTTAGTAGCTACCCTCCTATTCGAAACCGACGAAAAATTAGGATGGGCTAACGAAGCTTATAACGAAGGCCGCTGGGCTGATGCCATTTACCATAGCTACAACGTAATGGTGAGCAGTGCCAAAGCTTTGTTACTGCAAAAAAACATCAACATGAGTACCCAAACAGGTATCATCAAAGAGTTCGACGTAAATTATGTCGACACTAAAGAAATAGAATTACAAAGCAGCTTTAGCGAGCTGATTTTACAGATTAACCAAAACGAACCATCGCAGGAGTTTGCTACCCGCTACAAAGCCGAAGCAACTTCATTTTTAGATGGTATTAAAGCAAAAAGAGAGGCATTAGTATAA
- a CDS encoding RrF2 family transcriptional regulator, with protein sequence MLSKKTKYAIKALVILGKNADQPPMQISKIAELEKIPKKFLEQILLELRNSGYLYSKKGAGGGYSLNKDPKDIYLVSIMRITDGPIAMVPCASLNFYHRCDECHQETTCGIRDVFIEVRDATLKILSETSIADVIARESGLTLIQ encoded by the coding sequence ATGCTGTCAAAAAAAACCAAATACGCGATTAAAGCACTGGTAATTCTGGGTAAAAATGCTGATCAGCCGCCTATGCAGATCTCAAAAATTGCCGAACTGGAAAAAATACCAAAAAAGTTTCTTGAACAAATACTACTGGAGCTTCGAAACTCTGGTTATCTGTACAGCAAAAAAGGCGCGGGCGGCGGCTACAGCCTCAACAAAGACCCCAAAGACATTTACCTGGTAAGTATTATGCGTATTACGGACGGCCCCATTGCTATGGTGCCTTGTGCTAGCTTAAACTTTTACCATCGTTGTGATGAATGCCACCAGGAAACTACCTGTGGTATAAGGGATGTGTTTATTGAGGTACGTGATGCTACGCTGAAAATTCTTTCGGAAACCAGCATTGCCGATGTTATTGCACGCGAAAGCGGGCTTACCCTCATTCAATAA
- a CDS encoding TSUP family transporter, whose product MSEEKTSAGNQLFPVFLKLNELHTVVIGAGNVGLEKLTALLKNSPLAKVTVIALKVSTEVYLLATENPTITIREKQFEEDDLDTADLVIAATDDNILNAIIRQAAHDRNLLINVADKPSLCDFYLGSIVQKGDLKIAISTNGKSPTVAKRLKEVLNEGLPEEIDTTLQQLSTLRDSLKGDFTTKVKKLNEVTSVLVKPKQQSEFKNLFRWIIWGTIVASIAIVVSILWSRDADFKSFLQNINPIFYYFLGAGFVFAFIDGAIGMSYGVTSTTFSLSMGIPPATASMGVHLSEILSNGIAGWMHYRMNNINWKLFWLLLIPGIIGAMAGAYLISSLEHYAQYTKPLVSLYTLILGIVIFRKALDLKAKRKSGKIKNIRFLGFGGGFIDAVGGGGWGSIVLSSLIAGGRNPRFSLGTVKLSRFFIALMSSLTFIAMLNGAHWESVAGLVLGSALASPIAARISNKISTKAIMMSVAVIVVLISLKSIINFVLKVI is encoded by the coding sequence TTGAGCGAAGAAAAAACATCAGCAGGAAATCAATTGTTCCCTGTTTTTTTAAAGCTGAATGAATTGCATACGGTTGTAATTGGCGCAGGTAATGTTGGTTTAGAAAAACTGACTGCCTTGCTCAAAAATAGTCCGCTTGCAAAGGTGACGGTTATTGCCTTAAAGGTGTCCACAGAAGTATATCTGTTGGCTACCGAAAACCCAACCATAACCATCCGCGAAAAGCAATTTGAAGAGGATGATCTGGATACAGCCGACCTGGTAATTGCGGCTACTGATGATAATATTTTAAACGCCATTATACGCCAGGCTGCGCATGATCGTAACCTGCTGATTAACGTCGCTGATAAACCTTCGCTTTGTGATTTTTACTTGGGTTCTATCGTGCAAAAAGGCGATCTGAAAATTGCGATCTCGACCAACGGCAAATCGCCAACTGTGGCTAAACGTTTGAAGGAAGTTTTAAACGAAGGACTGCCCGAAGAAATTGATACTACCCTGCAACAGCTTAGTACTTTACGAGATTCATTAAAGGGAGATTTTACCACCAAGGTTAAAAAGCTAAACGAGGTAACCTCTGTACTGGTTAAGCCTAAACAACAGTCCGAATTTAAAAACCTTTTCCGCTGGATTATCTGGGGAACCATTGTGGCTTCAATCGCCATTGTGGTATCCATTTTATGGTCACGCGATGCAGATTTTAAAAGCTTTTTACAGAACATCAATCCTATATTCTATTACTTTTTAGGTGCAGGTTTTGTGTTTGCTTTTATTGATGGTGCTATCGGCATGTCGTACGGTGTTACTTCAACCACGTTCTCCTTATCAATGGGCATCCCTCCTGCTACGGCAAGTATGGGTGTTCATTTATCAGAAATTTTGAGCAACGGTATTGCCGGTTGGATGCATTACCGCATGAATAATATTAACTGGAAGCTATTCTGGTTACTGCTTATTCCGGGTATTATTGGTGCCATGGCAGGTGCTTACTTAATTTCATCGTTAGAGCATTATGCACAGTATACCAAGCCTTTAGTATCCTTATATACCTTAATTTTAGGTATCGTCATCTTCCGCAAAGCTTTAGATCTGAAAGCCAAAAGAAAATCAGGCAAAATTAAAAACATCCGCTTTTTAGGTTTTGGTGGTGGTTTTATTGATGCTGTTGGCGGCGGAGGCTGGGGTTCAATCGTGCTATCATCACTGATAGCCGGTGGGCGTAATCCTCGTTTTTCATTGGGTACTGTCAAGCTATCAAGGTTCTTTATAGCCTTAATGAGTTCGCTTACTTTTATTGCCATGCTCAACGGCGCCCATTGGGAGTCTGTTGCAGGTTTGGTATTAGGTAGCGCACTGGCTTCGCCTATTGCGGCAAGGATCTCTAACAAGATCTCGACCAAAGCCATTATGATGTCGGTTGCTGTAATTGTGGTACTCATCAGTTTAAAGAGTATCATCAATTTTGTACTAAAGGTTATTTAA
- a CDS encoding DinB family protein → MYRHIQDFLNDWKNEESNTVKIFSEITEETKSQKINENVRSLERLAWHITHTITEMGSKAGLFESDPLEDQPIPATFTEIIEAYKRNSALLAQTVPSKWTDSSLEDEVPMYGENWKKGNILSILIGHEAHHRSQMTIIMRMLGLSVPGLYGPSKEEWIAYGMPAME, encoded by the coding sequence ATGTACCGTCATATTCAGGACTTTCTCAACGATTGGAAAAACGAAGAGAGCAATACCGTCAAGATTTTTTCTGAAATAACGGAAGAAACCAAATCACAAAAAATTAATGAAAATGTGCGCTCGCTCGAGCGTTTGGCCTGGCATATTACCCATACTATTACAGAAATGGGCTCAAAAGCAGGTTTATTTGAAAGCGACCCGCTTGAAGATCAACCGATCCCGGCCACATTTACAGAGATCATTGAAGCCTACAAGCGAAACAGCGCATTACTGGCCCAAACCGTGCCAAGCAAGTGGACAGATTCATCTTTAGAGGACGAAGTTCCCATGTACGGCGAAAACTGGAAAAAGGGAAATATCCTCTCTATCCTCATCGGCCACGAGGCACACCACCGCAGCCAGATGACGATTATTATGCGCATGCTTGGCTTATCCGTTCCGGGTTTATATGGCCCATCAAAGGAGGAATGGATTGCTTACGGGATGCCGGCTATGGAGTAA
- a CDS encoding AMP-dependent synthetase/ligase — MNLNTEVTTVPELLRNVVKNIHPDTHTFLIDKVKDSWQEISYRETLDNADAISAWFLNIGIKKGDRLGLLIDNGPDYIYYDQALQQIGAVNTSIYPTLTEAEVEYILNDSGSKTILVGNPFLFRKVLKVANNCPALIRIIPAFDDFEKYTENLNLTAGVVSFAEVIAEGKTLVDQYKLTINIAREAILPSDLSCLIYTSGTTGTPKGVMLTHSNFVETIRDALEQIWNVDENDLFLSFLPLSHVFERCATYYICCGAGCKIAFAQSLELLAKNLMEVKPTIMNCVPRLLERIHDKANKNGMSAGGVKTKIFTWAMEIGQKYRQAKESGKKPGFILAREYKIAHKLVFSKIIEKTGGRLKFLISGGGALPRNVGEFFGNLGVPILEGFGLTETTGPMAVTEFERQVYGTVGRIFKRTETAIQNIETGKIYTVQSYDTFDPNFESEEGEIIIRGVCVMKGYWNKPEETKAAIDADGWFHTGDIGRFYKGYLQITDRLKNMLVNAYGKNIYPTPVENTYLKSPKIEQVFLVGDKREYVTAIIVPSREGLQETFGLTEQYFDQPEQFISDKQVTDWIGADIKKLSNELAKFERIKNFKVKRNPFSMDEGEMTVTMKAKRKVIENKYAGAINEMYIGEEE; from the coding sequence ATGAACCTGAATACAGAAGTTACAACCGTTCCTGAACTGCTTAGAAACGTTGTAAAAAACATTCATCCGGATACGCATACTTTCTTAATTGATAAGGTAAAGGATAGCTGGCAGGAAATATCCTACCGGGAAACGCTGGATAATGCCGATGCGATATCGGCCTGGTTTCTTAACATTGGGATTAAAAAAGGCGACCGCTTAGGCCTGCTAATTGATAACGGCCCCGATTATATTTATTACGACCAGGCTTTACAGCAAATTGGCGCTGTAAATACTTCGATATACCCTACACTTACCGAGGCTGAGGTTGAATATATTCTGAACGATTCGGGCTCGAAAACTATTTTGGTGGGCAATCCTTTTTTGTTCCGCAAGGTATTAAAGGTGGCTAATAATTGCCCGGCGCTAATCCGTATCATTCCTGCTTTCGACGATTTCGAAAAATATACCGAGAACCTGAATTTAACCGCTGGTGTAGTGAGTTTTGCAGAGGTTATTGCCGAAGGTAAAACGCTGGTTGATCAATACAAACTCACCATCAACATTGCCCGCGAAGCTATTTTGCCGTCTGATCTTTCGTGCTTAATTTATACTTCGGGCACCACAGGTACGCCCAAAGGTGTAATGCTTACACATAGCAACTTTGTGGAAACCATCCGTGATGCGCTGGAGCAAATCTGGAACGTGGATGAGAACGATTTATTCCTTTCATTCTTGCCACTATCGCACGTGTTTGAGCGTTGTGCTACATACTATATCTGTTGCGGTGCGGGCTGTAAAATAGCTTTTGCACAAAGTTTGGAGTTGCTGGCCAAAAACCTGATGGAGGTTAAACCTACCATTATGAATTGCGTGCCGCGATTATTAGAACGCATCCACGATAAGGCCAACAAAAACGGCATGAGTGCAGGCGGCGTAAAAACCAAAATATTTACCTGGGCGATGGAAATTGGCCAGAAATATCGCCAGGCAAAAGAGAGCGGCAAAAAGCCAGGCTTTATATTAGCCCGGGAATATAAGATTGCGCACAAATTGGTATTCAGTAAGATCATCGAAAAAACCGGTGGCCGCTTAAAATTCCTGATCTCGGGTGGTGGCGCCTTACCACGTAACGTGGGCGAGTTTTTTGGCAACTTGGGTGTGCCTATCCTGGAAGGCTTCGGCTTAACGGAAACTACGGGGCCAATGGCTGTTACTGAGTTTGAACGCCAGGTTTATGGTACTGTAGGCCGCATTTTTAAACGGACAGAAACAGCCATCCAAAACATCGAAACCGGTAAAATTTATACGGTTCAAAGCTATGACACTTTCGACCCTAATTTTGAGTCGGAAGAGGGTGAAATCATCATCCGCGGCGTATGCGTAATGAAAGGCTATTGGAACAAACCCGAAGAAACCAAGGCTGCAATTGATGCCGACGGCTGGTTCCACACGGGTGATATAGGTCGCTTTTACAAAGGCTACCTGCAAATTACCGACCGCCTTAAAAACATGCTGGTAAATGCCTACGGCAAAAATATTTACCCCACCCCGGTTGAAAACACTTACCTCAAAAGTCCCAAAATTGAGCAGGTGTTTTTAGTGGGCGATAAACGCGAATATGTAACAGCCATCATCGTTCCATCACGTGAAGGCCTGCAGGAAACCTTCGGACTTACTGAACAATATTTCGACCAACCAGAGCAATTTATCAGCGACAAGCAAGTAACCGACTGGATTGGTGCTGATATTAAAAAACTAAGTAACGAACTGGCCAAGTTTGAGCGCATCAAAAACTTCAAAGTAAAACGCAACCCATTCAGCATGGACGAAGGCGAGATGACCGTTACCATGAAAGCCAAACGCAAGGTAATTGAAAACAAATACGCCGGTGCCATTAATGAAATGTATATAGGGGAAGAAGAGTAA
- a CDS encoding sulfate adenylyltransferase subunit 1, translating to MEILKFITAGSVDDGKSTLIGRLLYDSESILADQLEALQSSNRKNDDGTIDLAILTDGLKAEREQGITIDVAYKYFQTEKRKFIIADAPGHIQYTRNMVTGASNSNLAIILIDARKGVIEQTIRHSFLVSLLGLPQVVVAVNKMDMIDFSEDRFNEIVKDYQQLAAKVGLSNITYIPVSALKGDNIVNPSKNMDWYNGKSLLDHLETVEIAIDANVAHAYLPVQWVVRPQTDELHDYRGYAGRILSGSLRVNDKVTVLPSGFTSTVEHIELLDKQFEEAGAGLSVTVRLKDDIDISRGDILVSSALKPQVSQLIEADLCWMDTRALDTSLTYLIQHNSKVTKARIQEILYKVNINTLEKEDGEEFKLNDIGRVIIKTADPLVFDLYQNNKNSGGAIIIDSRTNVTVGALMLRANAD from the coding sequence ATGGAAATACTAAAATTTATTACTGCCGGTAGTGTCGACGATGGCAAGAGCACATTGATTGGTCGACTATTGTACGATAGTGAATCTATTCTGGCCGATCAACTCGAAGCCCTGCAAAGCTCGAATCGTAAAAATGACGATGGCACCATCGATCTGGCCATCCTGACCGACGGTCTCAAAGCCGAGCGCGAGCAAGGTATTACCATTGATGTGGCCTACAAATACTTCCAGACCGAGAAACGTAAGTTTATCATTGCTGATGCACCCGGCCACATCCAGTACACCCGTAATATGGTTACCGGTGCATCAAATTCAAACTTGGCTATTATTTTGATAGATGCCCGTAAAGGGGTTATCGAGCAAACTATTCGCCACTCATTTTTGGTGTCGCTGTTAGGATTACCGCAAGTAGTGGTAGCCGTGAACAAGATGGACATGATTGATTTTTCTGAAGATCGTTTTAATGAGATCGTTAAGGATTATCAGCAGTTAGCAGCCAAGGTTGGCTTAAGTAACATCACCTATATCCCGGTTAGTGCACTTAAAGGCGATAACATTGTTAATCCATCAAAAAATATGGACTGGTACAACGGCAAAAGTCTGCTTGATCACTTGGAGACGGTAGAAATTGCCATTGATGCCAACGTTGCTCATGCTTACCTGCCTGTACAATGGGTCGTTCGTCCACAAACAGATGAATTACATGATTATCGTGGTTATGCTGGCCGAATCCTGAGTGGCTCATTAAGAGTTAACGATAAAGTAACCGTGTTGCCATCAGGCTTCACCTCTACTGTTGAGCACATCGAACTATTAGATAAACAATTTGAAGAAGCCGGTGCAGGTTTATCAGTAACCGTTAGATTGAAAGACGATATTGATATTAGCCGTGGCGATATTTTAGTGAGCAGCGCCTTAAAACCACAAGTGTCGCAATTAATTGAAGCCGATTTATGCTGGATGGATACCCGCGCATTGGATACTTCGCTTACTTATTTAATTCAGCATAATAGCAAGGTTACTAAAGCACGTATCCAGGAGATATTATATAAAGTAAACATCAACACTTTAGAAAAAGAAGATGGTGAAGAATTTAAGCTGAACGATATCGGTCGCGTCATCATCAAAACTGCCGATCCTTTAGTGTTTGATCTTTATCAAAATAATAAGAACAGCGGGGGCGCTATCATTATCGATAGCCGTACCAATGTAACCGTAGGGGCTTTAATGCTTCGCGCAAACGCGGATTAA